The following proteins come from a genomic window of Malus sylvestris chromosome 4, drMalSylv7.2, whole genome shotgun sequence:
- the LOC126619613 gene encoding uncharacterized protein LOC126619613, with protein sequence MESMSHGGSFSFSCSESDMNFSSLSHFTDDDDDDDESYIEIALDHHHHDHPKPSNQDDDEDEDRDRGALDHADYLRISFSSSLLPELSATTLSPNLVSKPASDHPINHIPSSPTVSYSCPLDSSSMEGSSRGPLGSDEPSRLHRSTSTKERLPRVNRLVNTLLFGLRSSSESPTPADDADLERSRKASNKRTSRKGGIMKLLFKFRAMNLGALVASFAKPRLAACDDDDPHQSQNINRRRKNNKSKESGSSTLPWSVQKKQGKSSRTKNSSEAVGGGDKSRVLLEINLSAVRGFLEAIGNSMSTGGTGRKERRTRSCPSSIKSSPIHQGFTIDDHSNKVYFHTRETSIQAAIAHCKTSFEQTSMS encoded by the exons ATGGAAAGTATGAGCCATGGAGGAAGTTTCTCCTTCAGCTGCTCCGAGTCCGACATGAACTTTTCTTCCCTCTCACATTTCACCGACGACGATGACGACGACGATGAATCGTACATCGAAATAGCGCTTGACCATCATCACCATGATCATCCCAAACCATCAAACCAAGATGATGATGAGGATGAAGATCGTGATCGTGGAGCATTAGACCATGCCGATTACTTGCGCATATCGTTTTCGTCTAGTCTTCTCCCGGAGCTCTCCGCCACCACCCTTTCTCCCAATCTCGTCTCTAAGCCTGCTTCTGATCACCCAATAAACCATATTCCGTCATCGCCGACAGTATCATATTCTTGCCCGCTCGATTCTTCTTCCATGGAAGGCAGTTCTAGGGGTCCGCTAGGATCGGATGAGCCTTCAAGGCTCCACAGAAGTACTAGTACAAAAGAAAGACTGCCCAGAGTCAACCGGCTAGTCAACACGCTGCTGTTTGGTCTCCGGTCATCATCGGAATCCCCTACCCCTGCGGACGACGCTGACCTGGAACGGAGCAG GAAAGCATCAAACAAAAGAACCTCAAGAAAAGGTGGCATCATGAAGTTGCTCTTCAAGTTCCGAGCCATGAATCTTGGAGCCCTGGTAGCTTCATTTGCAAAACCCCGCCTAGCTGCTTGCGACGATGACGATCCTCACCAATCCCAAAACATTAATCGTCGACGCAAGAATAACAAATCGAAAGAGAGTGGCAGCAGTACTCTTCCATGGTCGGTTCAAAAGAAGCAAGGGAAAAGCAGCAGGACCAAGAACTCTTCAGAAGCAGTAGGAGGAGGTGACAAGTCCAGAGTATTATTGGAGATAAACTTGAGCGCAGTTAGAGGGTTTTTAGAAGCTATAGGAAATAGCATGAGCACAGGTGGTACTGGTcggaaagaaagaagaacaagGAGCTGCCCAAGTTCTATTAAGTCCTCCCCAATTCACCAAGGATTTACAATTGATGACCATAGTAATAAAGTGTATTTTCATACAAGAGAAACCTCAATTCAGGCTGCAATTGCTCACTGCAAAACTTCATTTGAACAAACATCCATGTCCTGA